From Caretta caretta isolate rCarCar2 chromosome 14, rCarCar1.hap1, whole genome shotgun sequence, the proteins below share one genomic window:
- the LOC125621419 gene encoding killer cell lectin-like receptor subfamily B member 1B allele B isoform X2 — protein sequence MAGETEYADLNIPGAFSTSKSLHPNIPQCPRWHRLALWLGWAGNIILVAAVIALGVWGQAERQRTTNGTECNSSLKDSQSCSNQSLYPKPNNNSTEGCECKLCPAGWLPHKNKCYWVSKESKTWNESRVDCSAKSSQMVMIQDKEEMAYILSIPQLNLVWLGLSVTSPERKWTWVDGSTFDETLFQLTGAAERESCVMIKGNRALSETCLALAKWICEKVALK from the exons ATGGCTGGAGAGACAGAATATGCTGATTTAAACATTCCTGGAGCTTTTTCCACTTCAAAGTCACTGCATCCCA ATATCCCTCAGTGCCCACGCTGGCATCGGCTGGCTCTATGGCTCGGATGGGCTGGGAACATCATCCTGGTGGCAGCTGTGATCGCGCTTGGTGTTTGGG GTCAGGCTGAAAGACAGAGAACAACAAATGGAACTGAATGTAATTCCAGCCTGAAGGATTCCCAGTCTTGCTCAAATCAAAGTTTGTATCCAAAGCCAAACAACAACTCAACAG AGGGCTGTGAATGCAAACTGTGCCCCGCTGGCTGGCTGCCGCACAAGAACAAGTGCTATTGGGTCTCTAAAGAAAGTAAAACATGGAATGAGAGTCGTGTGGACTGCTCAGCGAAGAGCTCTCAAATGGTCATGATCCAAGACAAGGAGGAGATG GCGTATATACTGAGTATTCCACAATTGAACCTGGTTTGGCTTGGACTCAGTGTTACATCCCCAGAGAGGAAATGGACCTGGGTGGACGGCTCCACGTTCGATGAAACACT GTTCCAGCTAACAGGAGCTGCTGAAAGGGAGAGCTGTGTGATGATCAAAGGGAACCGTGCTCTTTCGGAAACCTGCCTGGCTTTAGCTAAATGGATTTGTGAGAAAGTTGCCCTGAAATAA
- the LOC125621419 gene encoding killer cell lectin-like receptor subfamily B member 1B allele B isoform X1, protein MNSGHSFSYLTFTSKDGHGSVSQISRKEGSQNLLIDTSSYWIRLCHLGLCINTRQLLDSPSSCSLLSSSALAMAGETEYADLNIPGAFSTSKSLHPNIPQCPRWHRLALWLGWAGNIILVAAVIALGVWGQAERQRTTNGTECNSSLKDSQSCSNQSLYPKPNNNSTEGCECKLCPAGWLPHKNKCYWVSKESKTWNESRVDCSAKSSQMVMIQDKEEMAYILSIPQLNLVWLGLSVTSPERKWTWVDGSTFDETLFQLTGAAERESCVMIKGNRALSETCLALAKWICEKVALK, encoded by the exons ATGAATAGTGGGCATAGCTTTTCCTACCTGACTTTTACCAGCAAGGACGGGCATGGATCTGTTTCACAG ATTTCTAGGAAAGAAGGAAGTCAAAACCTTCTGATAGACACTTCCTCTTACTGGATACGACTGTGTCATCTTGGCTTATGCATAAATACGAGGCAACTCTTAGACAGTCCGTCTTCTTGTAGCCTCTTATCTTCCTCTGCACTTGCCATGGCTGGAGAGACAGAATATGCTGATTTAAACATTCCTGGAGCTTTTTCCACTTCAAAGTCACTGCATCCCA ATATCCCTCAGTGCCCACGCTGGCATCGGCTGGCTCTATGGCTCGGATGGGCTGGGAACATCATCCTGGTGGCAGCTGTGATCGCGCTTGGTGTTTGGG GTCAGGCTGAAAGACAGAGAACAACAAATGGAACTGAATGTAATTCCAGCCTGAAGGATTCCCAGTCTTGCTCAAATCAAAGTTTGTATCCAAAGCCAAACAACAACTCAACAG AGGGCTGTGAATGCAAACTGTGCCCCGCTGGCTGGCTGCCGCACAAGAACAAGTGCTATTGGGTCTCTAAAGAAAGTAAAACATGGAATGAGAGTCGTGTGGACTGCTCAGCGAAGAGCTCTCAAATGGTCATGATCCAAGACAAGGAGGAGATG GCGTATATACTGAGTATTCCACAATTGAACCTGGTTTGGCTTGGACTCAGTGTTACATCCCCAGAGAGGAAATGGACCTGGGTGGACGGCTCCACGTTCGATGAAACACT GTTCCAGCTAACAGGAGCTGCTGAAAGGGAGAGCTGTGTGATGATCAAAGGGAACCGTGCTCTTTCGGAAACCTGCCTGGCTTTAGCTAAATGGATTTGTGAGAAAGTTGCCCTGAAATAA